Proteins encoded in a region of the Vitis riparia cultivar Riparia Gloire de Montpellier isolate 1030 chromosome 7, EGFV_Vit.rip_1.0, whole genome shotgun sequence genome:
- the LOC117918275 gene encoding probable indole-3-pyruvate monooxygenase YUCCA10, which yields MQETVVIVVGAGPSGLATAASLNVLSIPNIVLEREDCFAPLWQKKSYDRLHLHLPKQACELAHMPMPTSYPTYPSRLQFIQYLRDYVSHFGISPVYHRLVESASFDEVTEKWKVKVRVINGGSDEIEEYSCRFLVVASGETSDAFIPEVEGLSSFEGEVLHSTQYKCGKEYAEKTVLVVGSGNSGMEIALDLSNYGAKTSIVVRSPVHILSKEIMQLGLFLARYLPFNMVEYLTVMLSKIMYGDLTKYGISRHEEGPFTVKAKYGKYPIIDLGTYKKIKSGEIQVLPALTSIRGSEVVFKNGESHPFDVIVFATGFKRSTNKWLKDDDLLDDNGFARLMPPNNWKGKKGLYCAGLAGRGLTGARVDAEKIANDIKTLL from the exons ATGCAGGAAACTGTGGTAATAGTGGTAGGAGCAGGACCTTCAGGACTTGCAACTGCAGCTTCCCTTAACGTCCTCTCAATACCCAACATAGTTCTTGAAAGAGAAGATTGTTTTGCTCCCCTCTGGCAGAAAAAATCATATGACCGCCTTCATCTTCACCTCCCTAAGCAAGCCTGTGAGCTCGCTCACATGCCTATGCCCACTTCTTATCCAACATACCCCTCCAGACTTCAGTTCATACAGTATTTGAGGGACTATGTCTCTCACTTTGGTATAAGTCCTGTGTACCATAGATTGGTGGAGTCTGCAAGTTTTGATGAAGTCACTGAAAAATGGAAGGTTAAGGTGAGGGTTATTAATGGTGGCTCCGATGAGATCGAGGAGTATTCCTGTCGGTTCCTGGTGGTGGCTAGTGGGGAAACCAGCGATGCGTTCATCCCGGAGGTTGAGGGGTTGAGTAGTTTTGAAGGAGAGGTTCTGCATTCGACTCAGTATAAGTGTGGAAAAGAGTATGCTGAGAAGACTGTTTTGGTTGTTGGATCTGGGAATTCAGGCATGGAGATTGCATTAGACCTCTCAAATTATGGAGCCAAGACCTCAATCGTTGTTCGCAGCCCG GTTCATATTCTTTCCAAGGAGATCATGCAGCTGGGGCTGTTTCTAGCAAGATATCTTCCCTTTAACATGGTGGAGTATTTGACTGTTATGCTAAGTAAGATTATGTATGGAGACTTGACCAAATATGGCATAAGCAGGCATGAAGAGGGTCCCTTTACTGTGAAAGCCAAGTATGGAAAGTATCCAATTATTGATCTCGGAACCTACAAGAAGATCAAGTCCGGTGAGATTCAG GTTTTGCCAGCACTGACAAGCATCAGAGGCAGTGAAGTGGTATTTAAGAACGGCGagtcacatccatttgatgtaataGTCTTCGCCACTGGCTTCAAGAGATCAACAAATAAGTGGCTTAAA GATGATGACCTTTTGGATGATAATGGGTTTGCAAGGCTCATGCCTCCTAACAACTGGAAGGGAAAGAAGGGTTTATATTGTGCCGGATTGGCCGGAAGAGGCTTGACTGGAGCTCGTGTGGATGCAGAGAAAATAGCAAATGATATTAAGACACTACTGTAA
- the LOC117919291 gene encoding protein NETWORKED 3A-like isoform X2 produces MMRTKKQSHCWWFDSHNSPRRSPWLQSTLAELDEKTKAMLKIIEEDADSFGRRAEMYYKKRPELINMVEDFYRAHRSLAERYDQVRSDPGARLGPTLSSPFLPNKYQQPEKPTSPIDQSCDKLTTIMGSPFSFNKFRQEKLPMRKLYDSGSETFDSEESGESEVDDPEQEDDTQVDEELGEEEEVSSGISNVEVMKLREEIERLKEENKIQKDQLMQKDEEKREVIRQLSLAVQVLKEENVSLRKSATKTSPKKWSPIELNKLKASFLGKLFIGPRPSVVAL; encoded by the exons ATGATGAGGACAAAGAAGCAGTCACACTGTTGGTGGTTTGACAGCCACAACAGCCCGAGAAGATCTCCATGGCTTCAATCTACGCTTGCAG AGCTGGATGAAAAAACGAAGGCAATGCTGAAAATAATTGAGGAGGATGCGGATTCCTTTGGTCGACGTGCTGAGATGTATTACAAGAAGCGACCAGAGCTGATAAACATGGTTGAGGATTTCTATCGTGCTCATCGCTCATTAGCAGAACGATATGATCAAGTTAGATCAGACCCTGGAGCTCGGCTTGGACCAACACTGAGTTCCCCATTTTTACCCAACAAATATCAACAACCAGAGAAGCCAACAAGCCCTATAGATCAGTCCTGCGATAAACTCACTACAATTATGGGGTCTCCATTCTCCTTCAACAAATTTCGACAAGAAAAGTTGCCCATGAGGAAATTGTATGATAGTGGCTCTGAAACCTTTGACTCTGAAGAGTCTGGTGAGTCTGAAGTTGATGATCCTGAGCAAGAGGATGACACCCAAGTTGACGAAGAACTGGGGGAAGAGGAGGAAGTTTCAAGCGGCATCAGCAATGTTGAAGTAATGAAGTTGAGGGAAGAAATAGAGAGACTCAAAGAAGAGAACAAGATTCAAAAGGATCAACTAATGCAGAAGGATGAAGAGAAGAGGGAGGTAATAAGACAACTCAGTTTAGCTGTCCAAGTGCTCAAGGAAGAGAATGTCAGCCTGAGGAAATCTGCTACGAAAACCTCCCCCAAGAAATGGAGCCCCATTGaattaaacaaactaaaggCATCATTTCTGGGGAAGTTGTTCATCGGCCCTCGGCCTAGTGTAGTTGCACTCTAG
- the LOC117919291 gene encoding protein NETWORKED 3A-like isoform X1: MLNIAEMMRTKKQSHCWWFDSHNSPRRSPWLQSTLAELDEKTKAMLKIIEEDADSFGRRAEMYYKKRPELINMVEDFYRAHRSLAERYDQVRSDPGARLGPTLSSPFLPNKYQQPEKPTSPIDQSCDKLTTIMGSPFSFNKFRQEKLPMRKLYDSGSETFDSEESGESEVDDPEQEDDTQVDEELGEEEEVSSGISNVEVMKLREEIERLKEENKIQKDQLMQKDEEKREVIRQLSLAVQVLKEENVSLRKSATKTSPKKWSPIELNKLKASFLGKLFIGPRPSVVAL; the protein is encoded by the exons ATGTTAAACA TAGCAGAGATGATGAGGACAAAGAAGCAGTCACACTGTTGGTGGTTTGACAGCCACAACAGCCCGAGAAGATCTCCATGGCTTCAATCTACGCTTGCAG AGCTGGATGAAAAAACGAAGGCAATGCTGAAAATAATTGAGGAGGATGCGGATTCCTTTGGTCGACGTGCTGAGATGTATTACAAGAAGCGACCAGAGCTGATAAACATGGTTGAGGATTTCTATCGTGCTCATCGCTCATTAGCAGAACGATATGATCAAGTTAGATCAGACCCTGGAGCTCGGCTTGGACCAACACTGAGTTCCCCATTTTTACCCAACAAATATCAACAACCAGAGAAGCCAACAAGCCCTATAGATCAGTCCTGCGATAAACTCACTACAATTATGGGGTCTCCATTCTCCTTCAACAAATTTCGACAAGAAAAGTTGCCCATGAGGAAATTGTATGATAGTGGCTCTGAAACCTTTGACTCTGAAGAGTCTGGTGAGTCTGAAGTTGATGATCCTGAGCAAGAGGATGACACCCAAGTTGACGAAGAACTGGGGGAAGAGGAGGAAGTTTCAAGCGGCATCAGCAATGTTGAAGTAATGAAGTTGAGGGAAGAAATAGAGAGACTCAAAGAAGAGAACAAGATTCAAAAGGATCAACTAATGCAGAAGGATGAAGAGAAGAGGGAGGTAATAAGACAACTCAGTTTAGCTGTCCAAGTGCTCAAGGAAGAGAATGTCAGCCTGAGGAAATCTGCTACGAAAACCTCCCCCAAGAAATGGAGCCCCATTGaattaaacaaactaaaggCATCATTTCTGGGGAAGTTGTTCATCGGCCCTCGGCCTAGTGTAGTTGCACTCTAG
- the LOC117917545 gene encoding probable indole-3-pyruvate monooxygenase YUCCA10, whose product MPEAAVIIVGAGPSGLAMAGCLCQLSIPYLILEREDCCASLWKKKAYDRLHLHLAKQYCTLPHMEMPADWPKYPSRQQFVQYLDDYADHFNIRPMYRRLVESGSFDESRGKWNVVVRNGESGELEEYSGRFLVVASGETSDAFVPDIDGLSTFIGKVIHSTQYKNGKEFADMKVLVVGSGNSGMEIALDLSNCGAKTSIVVRSPLHMLSREMVNLGLALLKYIPYNMVDSLMVILSKLVYGDLNKYGITRPEGGPFFLKVKYGKYPVVNTGTLDKIKSGEIQVLPKLIGIRGDEVVFEGGKSHPFDAIVFATGFKRSTSKWLKGDDYLLNEDGLPKPSFPNHWKGKNGLYCAGLARKGLYGSALDAQNIANDIKTQL is encoded by the exons ATGCCGGAAGCAGCTGTGATTATTGTAGGAGCCGGCCCATCTGGGTTAGCCATGGCGGGGTGCCTATGCCAACTATCGATACCGTATCTTATCCTCGAAAGGGAAGACTGCTGTGCGTCTTTGTGGAAGAAAAAAGCGTACGACAGGCTTCATCTTCACTTGGCGAAGCAGTATTGCACGCTCCCGCACATGGAGATGCCGGCAGATTGGCCCAAGTATCCGTCCAGGCAGCAGTTCGTTCAGTACTTGGACGACTATGCCGACCACTTCAACATTCGTCCTATGTACCGGAGATTGGTGGAGTCCGGGAGCTTTGATGAATCCAGGGGAAAATGGAATGTTGTGGTGAGAAATGGAGAATCCGGTGAGCTTGAGGAGTACTCCGGGCGGTTCTTGGTGGTGGCCAGCGGCGAAACGAGCGATGCTTTTGTACCGGACATTGATGGGCTCAGTACTTTCATCGGAAAGGTTATTCACTCGACCCAatacaaaaatggaaaagagtTTGCCGACATGAAGGTTCTGGTTGTTGGGTCCGGGAATTCTGGCATGGAGATTGCACTGGATCTATCAAATTGTGGTGCCAAGACCTCGATTGTTGTTCGAAGCCCG CTTCATATGCTCTCAAGGGAAATGGTAAACCTGGGGCTGGCGTTGTTGAAATATATCCCTTACAACATGGTGGACTCATTGATGGTGATTCTCAGCAAGCTCGTCTATGGAGATCTCAACAAGTATGGCATAACCAGGCCTGAAGGGGGTCCCTTCTTTTTGAAAGTCAAGTATGGAAAGTACCCTGTTGTCAACACCGGCACCCTCGACAAGATCAAGTCCGGCGAGATTCAG GTTTTGCCGAAGCTGATAGGCATCAGAGGTGATGAGGTTGTATTTGAGGGTGGCAaatcacatccatttgatgctATTGTCTTTGCTACTGGATTTAAGAGATCCACAAGCAAATGGCTTAAG GGAGATGATTATCTTTTGAACGAGGATGGACTTCCAAAGCCAAGTTTTCCGAATCACTGGAAGGGAAAGAATGGTTTGTACTGTGCTGGACTGGCAAGAAAAGGCCTGTATGGATCTGCCCTGGATGCCCAGAACATAGCTAATGATATCAAGACACAGCTGTGA
- the LOC117918240 gene encoding uncharacterized protein LOC117918240, protein MDTQQSRHVVLEDTSSDLVAPPVIPVQMPATQTLPTVLHDQAAVIPPIVTPVTVIEDPRSRMDRLEQRIRQMRDLDEMISWDDPDDVPVATLPVGFRMPDIERYTGVGCPRIHLRLYSTVMRAIGLDEAQLLTLFPLSLSGMTQRWYASLESSRRRTWEDLAREFLRQYSFSGDMSVTRRELEFLRQGSDESVSSFISRWREKAAEMIERLTERDQMSMFLRSLHPRFARHLTGVPFQDFRSLVQALFDVDDGISRGLWSDITLSPDTEGKGVVGSFESYGGVCSADFQHRRPGYHPYARSLQIPRSDFPSLQRHHPQSVQQYPSVHPHTVTVRPSFQFQRPQTSIPRHEQSRPHRRRQRTYSDLGMPLDRAFERLRATGFLVPLAPRSLPSTLPPRFRAHEFCVFHQMAGHRTDYCASLRHAIQDLIDSGTVSFPVSTTDTDLGPDMTADSFPA, encoded by the coding sequence ATGGATACTCAGCAGAGTAGGCACGTAGTGCTCGAGGACACGTCATCTGATTTAGTGGCCCCACCTGTTATACCTGTTCAGATGCCAGCTACACAGACGTTGCCTACTGTTTTGCATGATCAGGCTGCTGTCATTCCACCCATTGTCACACCAGTTACTGTTATTGAGGATCCTCGTTCTCGTATGGACAGACTCGAGCAGAGGATTAGACAGATGAGAGATCTTGATGAGATGATTTCATGGGATGACCCTGACGACGTGCCAGTGGCCACTTTGCCAGTCGGTTTCAGGATGCCtgatatagagagatatacGGGTGTTGGATGTCCTCGTATTCATCTCAGACTTTATAGCACAGTTATGAGAGCTATTGGTCTAGATGAGGCACAGTTGCTCACTTTGTTCCCATTGTCATTGAGCGGCATGACACAGAGATGGTACGCTTCATTAGAGTCATCTCGTCGGAGGACTTGGGAGGACTTAGCACGGGAGTTTCTGAGACAGTATTCCTTCAGTGGTGATATGAGCGTTACACGTAGAGAGCTTGAGTTTCTTCGACAGGGATCAGATGagtctgtttcttcttttatctccCGCTGGAGGGAGAAGGCCGCGGAGATGATTGAGCGACTTACcgagagagatcagatgagcATGTTTTTGAGGAGTTTGCATCCTAGGTTTGCTCGGCATTTGACAGGGGTCCCATTCCAGGATTTCAGATCATTGGTTCAGGCTTTGTTCGATGTAGATGATGGCAtatctagaggattatggtcagATATTACTCTTTCCCCAGATACTGAGGGGAAAGGAGTTGTTGGATCATTTGAGAGCTATGGAGGCGTATGTTCTGCGGATTTTCAGCATCGACGACCTGGTTATCATCCCTATGCGAGATCATTGCAGATACCCAGGAGTGATTTCCCATCTTTACAGCGTCATCATCCTCAGTCAGTTCAGCAGTATCCTTCTGTGCATCCTCATACTGTCACAGTGCGACCTTCATTTCAGTTTCAGCGTCCACAGACTAGTATCCCACGGCATGAGCAGTCTCGTCCCCATCGGCGACGTCAGAGGACTTATTCTGATTTGGGGATGCCTTTGGATAGAGCTTTTGAGCGACTCAGAGCTACTGGTTTTTTAGTACCATTGGCCCCTAGGTCACTCCCGAGTACCTTGCCTCCGCGTTTTCGTGCTCACGAGTTCTGTGTATTTCACCAGATGGCAGGCCACCGTACTGACTATTGTGCTTCTCTACGTCATGCCATACAGGATCTTATTGACAGTGGTACAGTTAGCTTTCCTGTATCGACCACAGATACTGATCTTGGTCCAGATATGACTGCTGATTCCTTTCCAGCCTAG